Proteins from a genomic interval of Numenius arquata chromosome 18, bNumArq3.hap1.1, whole genome shotgun sequence:
- the TLCD2 gene encoding TLC domain-containing protein 2 — MAISPGLLLVAGSFAAFRLLNRGLERLVPPPPSARRNRWKWRNIWTSLAHSVLSGGGALAGFCLHPGLSEDLVGTHPPGAHSLVAVSVGYFLEDFVDMLCNQKLHQSWELLFHHSVVIVCFGIAVLLHQYVGFALVALLVEINSIFLHLRQILLMANLVHTTCYRLNSIINLGTYVVFRIATLAWMTRWLFLNRENVPLATYAVGTVGMAIMTPMNIILFYRLLRSDFFKSSREVQWEKEQ; from the exons GAGCGGTTGGTGCCGCCGCCCCCCTCGGCCCGGCGCAACCGCTGGAAGTGGCGCAACATCTGGACGTCGCTGGCGCACAGCGTGctcagcggcggcggggcgctggCCGG GTTCTGTCTCCACCCTGGGCTGTCCGAGGATCTGGTGGGCACGCACCCACCTGGGGCACACAGCCTGGTCGCTGTGTCTGTAG GTTATTTCCTTGAAGACTTTGTGGACATGTTGTGCAATCAGAAACTTCACCAGtcctgggagctgctcttccaTCACTCCGTG gtGATTGTCTGCTTTGGTATTGCAGTGCTGCTCCATCAGTACGTCGGGTTTGCCCTCGTGGCTTTACTGGTGGAGATTAACTCCATCTTCCTCCACCTGCGGCAGATCCTGCTCATGGCCAACCTGGTGCACACCACCTGCTACCGCCTCAACAGCATCATCAACCTGGGCACCTACGTGGTGTTTCGCATCGCCACGCTGGCCTGGATGACCCGCTGGCTCTTCCTCAATCGGGAGAACGTGCCCCTGGCAACGTATGCTGTGGGCACGGTGGGCATGGCAATCATGACGCCCATGAACATCATCCTCTTCTACCGCCTGCTGCGTAGTGACTTCTTCAAGTCCAGCCGGGAAGTGCAGTGGGAAAAGGAGCAATAA